The following are from one region of the Streptomyces changanensis genome:
- a CDS encoding aldo/keto reductase, with protein MEYRRLGASGLMVPALSFGAGTFGGRGPLFSEWGTTDSQEARRLVDICLDAGITMFDTADVYSAGASEEVLGKAVKGRREQVILSTKTGLPMGDGPRDAGSSRSRLITACEDALRRLGTDYLDLFQLHAFDAGTPVEEVLATLDSLVQAGKVRYVGVSNFSGWQVMKSLAAAEKHGRPRYVSHQVYYSLIGRDYEWELMPLARDQGLGAIVWSPLGWGRLTGKIRRGVPLPPGSRLHRTADYGPPVADGHLYDVVDALEEVAEETGKAVPQIAINWLLQRPTVSSVIIGARNEQQLRQNLGAVGWSLAPEHLAKLEAASHRTAPYPYYPYERQEGFARLNPPVFAAPR; from the coding sequence ATGGAATACAGGCGGTTGGGCGCATCCGGGCTCATGGTGCCGGCGCTGAGCTTCGGAGCCGGAACCTTCGGCGGGCGAGGCCCCCTCTTCAGCGAGTGGGGAACGACCGACTCGCAGGAGGCACGCCGTCTGGTGGACATCTGCCTGGACGCCGGAATCACCATGTTCGACACCGCCGACGTCTACTCCGCCGGTGCTTCCGAGGAGGTTCTCGGGAAGGCGGTCAAGGGCCGACGGGAGCAGGTGATCCTCTCGACCAAGACTGGCCTGCCCATGGGGGACGGGCCGCGCGACGCGGGCTCCTCCCGCAGCCGCCTCATCACCGCCTGCGAGGACGCCCTGCGCAGGCTGGGCACCGACTACCTCGACCTGTTCCAGCTCCACGCCTTCGACGCCGGAACACCCGTCGAAGAGGTGCTGGCCACCCTCGACTCCCTCGTACAGGCGGGAAAGGTGCGCTACGTCGGCGTCTCCAACTTCTCCGGCTGGCAGGTGATGAAGTCCCTCGCGGCCGCGGAGAAGCACGGCCGTCCCCGCTATGTGTCCCACCAGGTGTACTACTCGCTCATCGGCCGCGACTACGAGTGGGAACTCATGCCGCTCGCCCGCGACCAGGGCCTGGGCGCGATCGTGTGGAGCCCCCTCGGCTGGGGCCGCCTCACCGGGAAGATCCGCCGTGGCGTACCGCTCCCACCCGGCAGCCGACTGCACCGCACCGCCGACTACGGCCCGCCCGTCGCCGACGGACACCTCTACGACGTGGTCGACGCGCTGGAAGAGGTCGCAGAGGAGACGGGCAAGGCCGTGCCGCAGATCGCCATCAACTGGCTGCTCCAGCGGCCGACCGTGTCCTCGGTCATCATCGGCGCCCGCAACGAGCAGCAGCTGCGCCAGAACCTCGGTGCCGTCGGCTGGTCCCTCGCCCCCGAACACCTGGCGAAACTCGAGGCGGCGAGCCATCGGACGGCGCCGTACCCGTACTACCCCTACGAACGGCAGGAAGGATTCGCCCGCCTGAACCCGCCGGTGTTCGCCGCGCCACGCTGA
- a CDS encoding dihydrofolate reductase family protein — protein sequence MRSVTYSMGVSLDGYIVGPDGGFDWTAPDEEVFRFWIDEIREVGVHLLGRRLYETMLYWETADQDPSLDDSMLEWAALWKPLPKVVFSTTLAEVQGNARLASGDLAEEIERLRAEPGEGDIAIGGATLAAEAAASGLIDEYRAVVHPVLVGGGTPFFPRRERRVDLELVDTRTFGSGVVHLRYRVAR from the coding sequence ATGCGCAGCGTGACCTATTCGATGGGCGTCTCACTTGACGGCTACATCGTCGGGCCGGACGGCGGGTTCGACTGGACGGCGCCCGACGAGGAGGTCTTCCGCTTCTGGATCGACGAGATCCGAGAGGTCGGCGTCCACCTGCTGGGACGAAGGCTGTACGAGACGATGCTGTACTGGGAGACCGCCGACCAGGACCCGTCGCTCGACGACTCCATGCTCGAGTGGGCCGCGCTCTGGAAGCCGCTCCCGAAGGTGGTGTTCTCCACCACGCTGGCGGAGGTGCAGGGCAATGCCCGCCTGGCCTCCGGCGACCTGGCGGAGGAGATCGAGCGGTTGCGCGCGGAGCCCGGCGAGGGCGACATCGCGATCGGCGGCGCGACTCTCGCCGCCGAGGCGGCCGCGTCGGGGCTGATCGACGAGTACCGGGCCGTGGTCCACCCGGTGCTGGTCGGCGGTGGCACTCCGTTCTTTCCCCGACGCGAGCGCCGGGTGGATCTCGAACTCGTCGACACCCGCACCTTCGGCTCGGGAGTCGTCCACCTCCGCTACCGCGTGGCGCGCTAG
- a CDS encoding esterase/lipase family protein gives MPLLPTPASASAVGGRQQAARPHPIVFVHGWNSDGSTWRTMADRFRADGWPAGHLHPWTYDATQSNATTAEQLAYEIARVLRTTGATKVDVVTHSMGALSSRYYLKNLGGASEVDAWVSLAGPNHGTETARWCGGAPCVEMRPGSAFLDSLNSGDETPGSPRYATWGSPCDSVINPAGSVALNGAVNTTTACLDHSGLRTDRTVYDQVKAHIR, from the coding sequence ATGCCCCTCCTTCCGACCCCCGCGTCCGCGTCGGCGGTCGGCGGCCGACAGCAGGCCGCCCGCCCCCACCCGATCGTCTTCGTCCACGGGTGGAACTCCGACGGCTCCACCTGGCGGACCATGGCCGACCGCTTCCGGGCGGACGGCTGGCCGGCCGGCCACCTCCATCCGTGGACCTACGACGCCACACAGTCCAACGCCACCACCGCCGAACAACTGGCCTACGAGATCGCGCGCGTCCTGCGCACCACGGGCGCCACCAAGGTGGACGTGGTCACCCACTCCATGGGCGCCCTGTCCTCCCGCTACTACCTGAAGAACCTCGGCGGCGCTTCAGAGGTCGACGCGTGGGTCTCCCTGGCCGGACCCAACCACGGCACGGAGACCGCGCGCTGGTGCGGCGGCGCCCCCTGCGTTGAAATGCGACCGGGATCCGCCTTCCTCGACAGCCTCAACTCCGGTGACGAGACCCCCGGCTCCCCCCGCTACGCCACCTGGGGCTCCCCCTGCGACAGCGTCATCAACCCCGCGGGCAGCGTCGCCCTCAACGGAGCCGTCAACACCACCACCGCCTGCCTCGACCACAGCGGGCTGCGCACCGACCGCACGGTCTACGACCAGGTCAAGGCGCACATCCGATAG
- a CDS encoding condensation domain-containing protein, with product MLQVSVEDTEIRPGRAHRWHLVPVSGEGSSAVRRLAGYNQAKHFTVAQHARSVNEPIRSYVAATFEVTEPVDLDALGDALLHLVRRHEVLRAFYEPLDGDLSCEVLSPGEVALKHVETDQLETSAQVGAHLHQAFQEVETLSWPLIAMGAVVRDDSATVWFSCDHLVTDGLSTAIALDDIAGAYRALTAGEALAPVEAGSYLEFSRNQRRGNQGLRADDPRLEYWRDFTERDGGLFPRFPLDLGTVPGRLYAPVTTTERLLDAQGVEVFEAACGARGGRLSTGLLAALATAVREEGGPAVYRGLVPVNERGRGVYEQSVGWFVNTLPIEFAVGRVEGFADTLTAAQTAFARMRAHAGVHFVQAWRLLAPAEYARLHYWPHAVNFYSYIDFRRMPGAAYHGGQRARMHVWVSGCNGILHWFHRAEDGLHVNSIHVDTPQARVTHEALLHTLTRTVTTVSQ from the coding sequence ATGCTGCAGGTCTCGGTCGAGGACACGGAGATCCGGCCCGGGAGGGCGCACCGGTGGCATCTCGTGCCGGTGTCCGGTGAGGGGTCGTCGGCCGTGCGGCGGCTGGCGGGCTACAACCAGGCGAAACACTTCACCGTCGCCCAGCACGCGCGCAGCGTGAACGAGCCGATCCGTTCCTATGTCGCCGCGACGTTCGAGGTCACCGAGCCGGTGGACCTGGACGCCCTCGGAGACGCCCTGCTGCATCTGGTCCGCCGCCACGAGGTGCTCCGCGCGTTCTACGAGCCGCTTGACGGGGACCTGTCCTGCGAGGTCCTCTCCCCCGGCGAGGTCGCCCTCAAGCACGTCGAGACGGACCAGCTGGAGACGTCGGCGCAGGTCGGCGCCCATCTGCACCAGGCGTTCCAGGAGGTCGAGACCCTCTCCTGGCCGCTGATCGCCATGGGCGCGGTGGTCCGGGACGACTCGGCCACGGTGTGGTTCTCGTGTGACCACCTGGTCACCGACGGGTTGTCCACGGCCATCGCGCTCGACGACATCGCCGGTGCCTACCGGGCTCTCACGGCCGGCGAGGCCCTCGCCCCGGTGGAGGCGGGCAGCTACCTGGAGTTCAGCCGGAACCAGCGCCGCGGGAACCAGGGCCTGCGCGCCGACGACCCGCGACTGGAGTACTGGCGGGACTTCACCGAGCGCGACGGCGGCCTGTTCCCCCGCTTCCCCCTCGATCTCGGCACCGTGCCCGGCCGCCTGTACGCGCCGGTCACCACCACCGAGCGGCTCCTGGACGCGCAGGGCGTCGAGGTGTTCGAGGCGGCGTGCGGGGCCCGCGGCGGGCGGCTGTCGACGGGGCTGCTCGCCGCGCTGGCCACCGCGGTGCGGGAGGAGGGCGGACCTGCGGTGTACCGGGGTCTCGTGCCGGTCAACGAACGCGGCAGGGGTGTCTACGAGCAGTCCGTGGGGTGGTTCGTCAATACCCTCCCCATCGAGTTCGCCGTGGGGAGGGTCGAGGGGTTCGCCGACACCCTGACCGCCGCCCAGACCGCCTTCGCGCGTATGCGGGCCCATGCGGGGGTGCACTTCGTACAGGCCTGGCGGCTGCTGGCCCCGGCCGAGTACGCCAGGCTGCACTACTGGCCACACGCGGTGAACTTCTACTCCTACATCGACTTCCGGCGCATGCCCGGCGCCGCGTACCACGGCGGGCAGCGGGCTCGCATGCACGTGTGGGTGTCCGGGTGCAACGGCATCCTCCACTGGTTCCACCGGGCCGAGGACGGTCTCCACGTCAACAGCATCCACGTCGACACCCCGCAGGCCCGCGTCACCCACGAGGCGCTGCTCCACACCCTCACCCGCACCGTCACCACGGTCTCTCAGTGA
- a CDS encoding ATP-binding cassette domain-containing protein — translation MTSGANDPLAAAAEGPSASEQLLFGGELTYDYGWGAHDGAWLKLGLLSMAGSLPKQVAVAVRLAREADPRAFTTVAVSEVARGVTQAVSLIAVNALLVELLAAGDITSRLRAALPSLLLVAVLAVIGSACGSASAAATGILEPKAQRVATERYLGLVARVELEAIEDDAFHKLMDSAQWGADSARRMVGYCIAVVTSAISLIAAAGVLTVLHPVLLPLLALMALPSAWGSLTMARHRYISWHRFVQHVRAAKLISQLLINQQAAAEIRVHDAAPFLLRHFRQMAETSEREQTRLAWTGARTNVIADSARGVATVATYGALGLLLWHGQMGLAVAGTAVLAIRTGAASITDLVLRVTDVQEEALFVADLEKLCEEATRRAIPTGGLDVPVDAEEIRFEKVTFTYPGADKPSLLEVDLAIPRGRTVALVGRNGSGKSTVVRLLSGARLPDSGRVLWGRVSTAEADRAQVFERVAMVAQDFFRWPFTARVNIGIGRSSAAMDDRSIEAAAAYAGADEVVKGLPRGLDSLLTRGYKGGQEISGGQWQKLGLARARRRDGAVLIVDEPTSALDPAAEQRVFDQIHQLAGSGQTTILITHRLHSVRTADLIYVLDEGRVVEHGTFTELMDPTTGVGVFREMYELQARQFLTPSLPTQPTPAGATPSKPTDAVGEGRTLS, via the coding sequence ATGACGAGCGGCGCGAACGATCCGCTGGCAGCCGCCGCGGAAGGTCCGTCGGCGTCCGAGCAGCTGCTGTTCGGGGGCGAGCTCACCTACGACTACGGGTGGGGCGCCCATGACGGTGCCTGGCTGAAGCTGGGATTGCTCTCGATGGCCGGTTCGCTCCCGAAGCAGGTGGCGGTGGCTGTCCGGCTGGCACGCGAGGCCGACCCGCGGGCGTTCACCACGGTCGCCGTGAGCGAGGTCGCCCGCGGCGTCACCCAGGCAGTGTCCCTGATCGCGGTCAACGCCCTCCTCGTCGAGCTGCTCGCCGCCGGGGACATCACGAGTCGGTTGCGCGCGGCGCTGCCGTCCCTCCTGCTGGTCGCGGTCCTCGCGGTCATCGGATCGGCGTGCGGGTCGGCCTCGGCCGCCGCCACGGGCATCCTGGAACCGAAGGCACAGCGGGTGGCGACCGAGCGGTACCTCGGCCTGGTGGCGCGGGTGGAGCTGGAGGCGATCGAGGACGACGCCTTCCACAAGCTGATGGACTCCGCCCAGTGGGGCGCGGACTCGGCCCGGCGGATGGTCGGTTACTGCATCGCCGTGGTCACCTCCGCCATCTCGCTGATCGCCGCGGCCGGCGTGCTCACCGTCCTGCACCCGGTCCTGCTGCCGCTGCTGGCGCTCATGGCCCTGCCGAGCGCGTGGGGTTCGCTGACCATGGCCCGGCACCGGTACATCAGCTGGCACCGCTTCGTCCAGCACGTACGGGCGGCCAAGCTGATCAGCCAGCTTCTGATCAACCAGCAGGCCGCGGCGGAGATCCGCGTCCATGACGCGGCCCCGTTCCTGCTGCGGCACTTCCGGCAGATGGCCGAGACCAGCGAGCGGGAGCAGACCAGGCTCGCGTGGACCGGCGCCCGCACCAACGTGATCGCGGACTCCGCACGCGGCGTCGCGACCGTCGCCACCTACGGCGCTCTCGGGCTGCTGTTGTGGCACGGACAGATGGGCCTCGCCGTCGCCGGCACGGCGGTACTCGCGATCCGTACCGGGGCGGCGAGCATCACCGACCTCGTCCTGCGCGTCACCGACGTCCAGGAGGAAGCCCTGTTCGTCGCAGACCTGGAGAAACTGTGCGAGGAAGCCACCCGGCGCGCCATCCCCACCGGCGGACTGGACGTCCCCGTGGACGCGGAGGAGATCAGGTTCGAGAAGGTGACCTTCACCTACCCGGGTGCCGACAAGCCGTCCCTGCTGGAGGTCGACCTGGCCATCCCCCGGGGCAGGACCGTGGCCCTGGTCGGGAGGAACGGCTCGGGCAAGTCGACCGTGGTCCGGCTGCTGAGCGGGGCCCGGCTCCCGGACTCCGGCCGGGTGCTGTGGGGCAGGGTGAGCACCGCGGAGGCCGACCGCGCGCAGGTCTTCGAGCGCGTCGCGATGGTCGCGCAGGACTTCTTCCGCTGGCCCTTCACCGCCCGGGTGAACATCGGCATCGGCCGCAGCAGCGCCGCGATGGACGACCGGAGCATCGAGGCGGCGGCGGCCTACGCGGGCGCCGACGAGGTCGTCAAGGGCCTCCCCCGGGGCCTGGACAGCCTGCTCACCCGCGGGTACAAGGGCGGCCAGGAGATCTCCGGCGGCCAGTGGCAGAAGCTCGGTCTTGCTCGCGCCCGGCGCCGCGACGGTGCCGTTCTGATCGTGGACGAGCCCACCAGCGCGCTCGATCCCGCCGCCGAGCAGCGGGTCTTCGACCAGATCCACCAGCTGGCCGGTTCCGGTCAGACCACGATCCTGATCACCCACCGCCTCCACAGCGTCCGGACCGCGGACCTCATCTACGTCCTGGACGAGGGCCGGGTCGTCGAGCACGGCACCTTCACCGAGCTCATGGACCCGACCACCGGCGTCGGCGTGTTCCGAGAGATGTACGAACTGCAGGCCCGTCAGTTCCTCACTCCTTCGCTGCCCACGCAGCCCACCCCGGCGGGAGCGACGCCGAGCAAGCCGACCGACGCCGTAGGTGAGGGGCGGACGCTGTCGTGA
- a CDS encoding class I SAM-dependent methyltransferase, whose product MGGHQDDTKAAYDGIVELYASMFAGRLETQPFARAMITTFAELVRGTGNPRAADVGCGPGHLTAMLRDLGLDAFGLDLSPGMVDHARRAHPALRFDEARMEALPVEDGALGGVLAHYSTIHTPPGELPALLAEQARVLAPGGLLLVSFFGTEGPDPVRFDHKVAPAYSWPADRFAELLAGAGLVTFARLLHDPASERGFLDTHLLARRR is encoded by the coding sequence GTGGGGGGACACCAGGACGACACCAAGGCTGCCTACGACGGGATCGTCGAGCTGTACGCGTCGATGTTCGCCGGCCGGCTGGAGACGCAGCCCTTCGCGCGGGCCATGATCACCACCTTCGCCGAGTTGGTGCGCGGGACGGGGAACCCGCGGGCGGCCGACGTCGGGTGCGGGCCCGGCCACCTGACGGCCATGCTGCGCGACCTGGGGCTGGACGCCTTCGGGCTCGACCTCTCCCCCGGCATGGTGGACCACGCCCGGCGGGCCCATCCGGCGCTGCGGTTCGACGAGGCGCGGATGGAGGCCCTGCCGGTCGAGGACGGCGCGCTCGGCGGCGTGCTGGCCCACTACTCGACGATCCACACCCCGCCCGGGGAACTGCCCGCGCTGCTCGCCGAGCAGGCGCGTGTCCTGGCACCGGGTGGCCTGCTCCTGGTCTCGTTCTTCGGGACCGAAGGACCGGATCCGGTCCGCTTCGACCACAAGGTGGCGCCCGCCTACAGCTGGCCGGCGGACCGGTTCGCCGAGCTGCTCGCCGGGGCCGGGCTCGTCACGTTCGCCCGGCTGCTCCACGACCCGGCCTCCGAGCGGGGCTTCCTCGACACCCACCTGCTGGCCCGCCGCCGCTGA
- a CDS encoding beta-L-arabinofuranosidase domain-containing protein, protein MTPPLDRRGFLRSATLAAAAPLVPSLPASPASAASGTGLRPAFGTGDSRAGVALSAPSAWTVRPFPLTNVTLNGGGVFAAKRDLMLDHGRGYDVDRLLQVFRANAGLSTRGAVAPGGWEGLDGEANGNLRGHYTGHFLTMLSQAYAGTGEAVYADRIRTMVGALAEVREALRHDPVVLSVPGRFGTAAENVRGSHQYVELPGGVLGSSPSLTLSAWVKPTHDADWARVFEFGDDTTRYLYLAVRNANGHPRFALTTSGPAGEQGVDGTAPLPLDRWSHLAVTLTGTTATLYVDGTAVGRNTATTLDPAALGTLAHHWLGRSHYPADPVFAGAFDQVDIWSRALSAAEVAELRDVPADRSSAGAGDLASYRFDETSGSTFADASGHGRDATLRRTWGAPSHPGFLAAYPETQFITLESMTTGDYTVVWAPYYTAHKILRGLLDAHLHTGDARALDLADGLCDWMYSRLSRLPAATRQRMWNIFSSGEFGGIVEAICDLYAVTGKPRHLALARLFDLDRLIDACAAGEDVLDGLHANQHIPVLTGAVRLYDETGEERYLAAAKNFWHMIVPTRTYGIGGTSTAEFWKARGLIAATLGDTNAETCCAYNMLKLSRSLFLHEQDPAYMDYYERALLNQVLGSKQDRPDAEKPLVTYFVGLRPGHVRDYTPKAGTTCCEGTGMESHTKYQDSVYFARPDGGALHVNLYSATTLTWAENGVTVTQTTDYPREQGSTITVRGRRPATFDLLLRVPTWARSGFRVTVNGRAAQGTPVPGSYFTVSRTWRDGDTVRVSVPFSLRVEKAPDDPTVQTLFHGPVNLVARDSRTDFLRLALHRNTALSGNLAPGFTPVDGKPLHHTLDGIEFAPFFEGTEHPTHAYFRRVEPRIVFGGSESGVANPARADGTTLLDEIWAAAPFATKSALVGHVRITVGAWVAAGLLDPADGRKVVRTAERASYVAG, encoded by the coding sequence ATGACTCCGCCCCTCGACAGACGCGGTTTCCTCCGGAGCGCCACGCTCGCCGCGGCCGCACCACTCGTGCCGTCCCTGCCCGCGAGTCCGGCGTCCGCCGCGTCCGGAACCGGCCTTCGCCCCGCTTTCGGCACCGGGGACAGTCGCGCCGGCGTCGCGTTGTCCGCTCCGTCCGCGTGGACGGTCAGACCCTTCCCCCTCACGAACGTGACCCTGAACGGCGGCGGTGTCTTCGCGGCCAAGCGCGATCTGATGCTCGACCACGGCCGCGGGTACGACGTCGACCGGCTGCTGCAGGTCTTCCGCGCCAACGCCGGGCTCTCCACCCGCGGTGCGGTCGCTCCCGGGGGGTGGGAAGGTCTCGACGGCGAGGCGAACGGAAACCTCCGCGGCCACTACACGGGCCACTTCCTCACCATGCTCTCCCAGGCGTACGCCGGCACCGGCGAGGCGGTCTACGCCGACCGGATCCGCACCATGGTCGGAGCCCTGGCCGAGGTCCGCGAGGCGCTGCGCCACGACCCGGTCGTGCTGAGCGTCCCGGGCAGGTTCGGTACGGCCGCCGAGAACGTCCGGGGCTCCCACCAGTATGTCGAGCTGCCCGGCGGTGTCCTCGGGTCCTCCCCGTCCCTGACCCTCTCCGCGTGGGTGAAGCCCACGCACGACGCCGACTGGGCCCGCGTCTTCGAGTTCGGCGACGACACCACCCGCTACCTCTACCTGGCCGTGCGCAACGCGAACGGCCACCCCCGCTTCGCCCTCACCACCAGCGGCCCCGCGGGCGAGCAGGGCGTCGACGGCACCGCCCCGCTGCCGCTGGACCGGTGGAGCCACCTCGCGGTCACGCTCACCGGCACCACCGCGACGCTCTATGTCGACGGCACCGCCGTCGGCCGGAACACCGCGACGACTCTCGATCCGGCGGCGCTCGGTACCCTCGCCCACCACTGGCTCGGCCGGTCGCACTACCCCGCCGACCCCGTGTTCGCCGGCGCGTTCGACCAGGTCGACATCTGGTCACGGGCCCTGTCAGCCGCCGAGGTCGCCGAACTGCGGGACGTACCGGCCGACCGGTCCTCCGCGGGCGCCGGCGACCTGGCCTCGTACCGCTTCGACGAGACGAGCGGATCCACCTTCGCGGACGCCTCGGGCCACGGCCGGGACGCCACCCTGCGCCGCACCTGGGGGGCGCCCAGCCACCCCGGTTTCCTCGCGGCGTACCCGGAGACGCAGTTCATCACCCTGGAGTCCATGACCACCGGTGACTACACCGTGGTGTGGGCGCCGTACTACACCGCCCACAAGATCCTTCGCGGGCTGCTCGACGCGCACCTCCACACGGGGGACGCCCGGGCGCTCGACCTCGCGGACGGCCTGTGCGACTGGATGTACTCACGGCTGTCCAGGCTGCCCGCCGCCACCCGGCAGCGCATGTGGAACATCTTCTCCAGCGGGGAGTTCGGCGGCATCGTCGAGGCGATCTGCGATCTGTACGCGGTCACCGGCAAGCCCCGGCACCTGGCGCTGGCCCGGCTGTTCGACCTCGACCGGCTCATCGACGCCTGCGCGGCGGGCGAGGACGTCCTGGACGGCCTGCACGCCAACCAGCACATCCCCGTTCTCACCGGGGCGGTCCGGCTGTACGACGAGACCGGCGAGGAACGGTACCTGGCCGCGGCGAAGAACTTCTGGCACATGATCGTCCCCACCCGGACGTACGGCATCGGCGGGACGAGTACCGCGGAGTTCTGGAAGGCCCGCGGGCTCATCGCCGCGACGCTCGGCGACACCAACGCCGAGACGTGCTGCGCGTACAACATGCTCAAGCTGAGCCGGTCGCTGTTCCTCCACGAGCAGGACCCGGCGTACATGGACTACTACGAGCGGGCCCTGCTCAACCAGGTCCTCGGCTCCAAGCAGGACCGGCCGGACGCGGAGAAGCCGCTCGTCACCTACTTCGTCGGACTGCGGCCCGGGCACGTGCGCGACTACACGCCCAAGGCGGGGACGACGTGCTGCGAGGGCACCGGAATGGAGAGCCACACCAAGTACCAGGACTCGGTGTACTTCGCGCGGCCCGACGGCGGCGCGCTCCACGTCAACCTCTACAGTGCGACGACCCTCACCTGGGCGGAGAACGGCGTCACCGTCACCCAGACGACGGACTACCCGAGGGAACAGGGTTCCACGATCACCGTACGCGGCCGCCGGCCCGCCACGTTCGACCTGCTGCTGCGGGTGCCCACCTGGGCCCGAAGCGGCTTCCGCGTGACCGTCAACGGCAGGGCGGCGCAGGGGACACCGGTTCCCGGCAGCTACTTCACGGTGTCCCGCACCTGGCGCGACGGTGACACCGTGCGGGTGTCCGTCCCCTTCTCGCTGCGCGTGGAGAAGGCACCGGACGACCCGACCGTCCAGACCCTGTTTCACGGCCCGGTCAACCTCGTGGCCCGCGACTCCCGGACGGACTTCCTCCGTCTCGCGCTCCACCGCAACACCGCGCTCTCCGGCAACCTGGCACCCGGCTTCACACCCGTGGACGGCAAGCCGCTCCACCACACCCTCGACGGCATCGAGTTCGCGCCCTTCTTCGAAGGGACGGAGCACCCGACCCACGCCTACTTCCGGCGCGTCGAGCCGCGGATCGTCTTCGGGGGCAGCGAGTCCGGCGTCGCCAATCCGGCCAGGGCCGACGGCACCACACTCCTCGACGAGATCTGGGCCGCCGCACCCTTCGCGACCAAGTCGGCCCTGGTGGGGCACGTGCGGATCACGGTGGGGGCCTGGGTGGCGGCGGGGCTGCTCGACCCGGCCGACGGCCGGAAGGTGGTGAGGACGGCCGAGAGGGCTTCCTACGTGGCCGGGTGA